A region of Streptomyces sp. NBC_01264 DNA encodes the following proteins:
- a CDS encoding carboxylesterase/lipase family protein codes for MASRGRGALLLALLLLTAATPASAAAGAAPTAGAGAATAWAGAGTTARAEAKATARAEAGAVAAPGAVAGSGFGAVAGFGAVPAPPVSARGGRPGRGAGGRPVVETDRGAVRGREAAGYRTFEGIPYAAPPTGPLRWRLPEPAARWAGVRDAGAPGARCVQLPAVGPGGPSGSEDCLFLNVTVPGDATGAGHPTRTAGTSQRAGTAGAPPVMVWFHGGGFMNGAGDLYRAGRLASASGAVVVTVNYRLGIFGLLGHPALHGAPDFALADQQAALRWVRANAARFGGDPGNVTVFGESAGGLSVCLHLTSPASAGLFHRAIAQSGSCSLVVPKHSWLPPMPAYEPFVPESRTVARGTAAAVRLGCGRPADADVLRCLRGLPPGALATPELMNLFSAVSYGTPLLPTEPRRALERGEFHQVPVVQGSTRDEMRIFLGQTLAAYPVADARAYRSRLSAAFGASAAELVEDAYPVTAHPTPALAFAAALTDASFVCPQLRDSRALARHVPTYDYGFDDRNAPDFTGLPPVPGFPYGASHGSELPYLFDTGLPMNAAQRVLAERMTGYWTRFAATGDPNAPGALPWWPRSPAVLSLAPEPSGGIRPVDAAARHHCGLWDSVGQALERTGS; via the coding sequence ATGGCGTCCCGCGGCCGGGGCGCCCTCCTGCTGGCCCTGCTCCTCCTGACCGCGGCCACTCCCGCGTCGGCGGCCGCCGGGGCCGCCCCGACTGCCGGTGCCGGGGCCGCCACCGCCTGGGCCGGAGCCGGGACCACCGCCAGAGCCGAAGCCAAGGCCACCGCCAGAGCCGAAGCCGGGGCCGTCGCCGCGCCCGGGGCCGTCGCCGGATCCGGATTCGGAGCCGTCGCCGGATTCGGTGCCGTCCCCGCGCCCCCCGTCAGTGCCCGGGGCGGCCGGCCCGGTCGCGGCGCCGGGGGGCGGCCCGTCGTGGAGACCGACCGGGGGGCGGTGCGCGGGCGGGAGGCCGCCGGGTACCGCACCTTCGAGGGGATCCCGTACGCCGCCCCGCCGACCGGGCCGCTGCGCTGGCGGCTCCCGGAACCGGCCGCGCGCTGGGCGGGCGTACGGGACGCGGGCGCGCCCGGGGCCCGGTGCGTTCAGCTGCCCGCGGTGGGACCGGGTGGCCCGAGCGGCTCGGAGGACTGCCTGTTCCTCAACGTCACGGTTCCCGGTGACGCCACGGGCGCCGGACACCCGACGCGGACGGCCGGAACCTCGCAACGCGCCGGAACAGCCGGCGCCCCGCCCGTGATGGTCTGGTTCCACGGCGGCGGGTTCATGAACGGCGCCGGGGATCTGTACCGAGCGGGCCGACTGGCCTCGGCGAGCGGGGCCGTGGTCGTCACCGTCAACTACCGGCTCGGGATCTTCGGGCTCCTCGGGCATCCCGCCCTCCACGGAGCCCCCGACTTCGCGCTGGCCGACCAGCAGGCCGCCCTGCGCTGGGTGCGGGCGAACGCCGCCCGGTTCGGCGGCGATCCCGGCAACGTCACCGTGTTCGGCGAGTCCGCCGGCGGCCTGAGCGTCTGTCTGCACCTCACCTCCCCCGCCTCGGCCGGACTGTTCCACCGGGCGATCGCGCAGAGCGGATCCTGCTCGCTCGTCGTGCCCAAGCACTCCTGGCTCCCCCCGATGCCCGCCTACGAGCCCTTCGTGCCGGAGTCCCGGACCGTGGCCCGGGGCACCGCGGCGGCGGTCCGGCTCGGCTGCGGCCGGCCGGCGGACGCGGACGTGCTGCGGTGCCTGCGCGGACTGCCGCCCGGCGCGCTGGCGACACCCGAGCTCATGAACCTCTTCTCCGCGGTGTCCTACGGCACCCCGCTGCTCCCCACCGAGCCCCGACGGGCCCTGGAACGCGGGGAGTTCCACCAGGTCCCGGTGGTGCAGGGTTCCACCCGCGACGAGATGCGGATCTTCCTCGGGCAGACCCTGGCGGCCTACCCGGTCGCCGACGCGCGGGCCTACCGGTCGCGGCTGAGCGCCGCGTTCGGGGCGAGCGCGGCCGAACTCGTCGAGGACGCCTATCCGGTGACGGCCCATCCGACGCCCGCGCTGGCCTTCGCGGCCGCGCTGACGGACGCCTCCTTCGTGTGTCCGCAGCTGCGGGACAGCCGTGCGCTGGCCCGGCACGTGCCGACGTACGACTACGGGTTCGACGACCGGAACGCACCGGACTTCACGGGGCTGCCGCCGGTGCCGGGCTTCCCGTACGGGGCCTCGCACGGCTCCGAACTGCCCTACCTCTTCGACACCGGGCTCCCGATGAACGCCGCGCAGCGAGTGCTCGCGGAGCGGATGACCGGCTACTGGACCCGGTTCGCGGCGACCGGCGATCCGAACGCCCCCGGGGCGCTGCCCTGGTGGCCGCGCTCCCCCGCCGTACTGTCCCTGGCGCCGGAGCCCTCGGGCGGGATCCGCCCCGTGGACGCGGCGGCCCGGCACCACTGCGGGCTGTGGGACTCCGTAGGACAGGCTCTCGAAAGGACGGGCTCGTGA